The proteins below come from a single Vigna radiata var. radiata cultivar VC1973A unplaced genomic scaffold, Vradiata_ver6 scaffold_438, whole genome shotgun sequence genomic window:
- the LOC106778726 gene encoding WPP domain-interacting tail-anchored protein 1 yields the protein MSTESAKNDASVVLEDVVVSLTSGSVMGDLGDVCSRMLTRLDLGVGGFSEKVSNLTYFVMYVEIMECKIEASVLEKEKDYIGCLEKGLQFDLLSVLLNSEATELREVFNTLQGWIGEAREWVLSYTHLGEAFVAMQDKLVDYEQQLNQSEEELNDIEIKSADFQRTLATFKKAEIGEIIGEDDKSLNGKTEIKLQTVEQQRSILRMLEKSWAKELDLEKDLLDSREVEETLKQRMFFTEQKLVNMEEEAIYIWERWLEADNASEVLLGISKGLLGRLHISQFSLKGLSHRESELRVNLKDAEDKLTLANSKVFSLSDKVSSLEKQLKESDVLLLDAKAASDEYQKQYNLVCSEARDMRNIIVELKEAVFNAESRANGAETKYNILTETNLKLNEELDLLKGTSARGDLLERQLKASTVRLQNAVASAKASQEKQSKLYSTIREKENVIKDLKSKVLKAETRADSAEDNCIILSESNAELNEELSFLRNRLESVEESLHREEEMKMETAKGIGKQAKVFKKLITQLAVERERLKQQISSLASENKILVVKLKQKS from the exons ATGAGCACTGAAAGTGCTAAAAATGATGCCAGTGTTGTTCTTGAAGATGTTGTTGTTTCACTAACCAGTGGGAGTGTGATGGGAGATCTGGGTGATGTTTGCAGCAGAATGCTGACAAGGCTTGATTTGGGCGTGGGTGGTTTCTCTGAAAAAGTTTCCAACTTGACCTATTTTGTTATGTATGTGGAAATCATGGAATGTAAAATTGAGGCCTCGGTTTTGGAAAAGGAGAAGGATTACATTGGTTGCTTGGAAAAGGGTTTGCAGTTTGATCTGTTGTCTGTGCTGTTGAATTCAGAGGCGACAGAGTTGAGGGAAGTCTTCAACACCCTGCAAGGGTGGATTGGTGAGGCTAGAGAGTGGGTGCTTTCTTACACTCATTTGGGCGAGGCTTTTGTTGCAATGCAAGATAAGTTGGTTGATTATGAACAACAATTGAATCAGTCTGAAGAGGAGTTGAATGACATCGAGATAAAGTCAGCTGATTTCCAGAGGACTTTGGCCACTTTTAAGAAGGCAGAAATTG GCGAAATCATAGGAGAGGATGATAAATCTTTGAATGGAAAAACAGAGATAAAACTGCAAACAGTTGAGCAACAAAGAAGTATTCTTAGAATGCTAGAGAAGTCGTGGGCAAAAGAACTGGATCTTGAGAAGGATTTACTTGATTCAAGAGAAGTTGAAGAAACTCTAAAACAAAGGATGTTCTTTACAGAACAAAAGCTTGTTAACATGGAGGAAGAAGCAATTTATATTTGGGAAAGATGGCTTGAGGCAGACAATGCAAGTGAGGTTCTGTTGGGAATTTCAAAAGGCCTTTTAGGTAGACTCCACATTTCTCAGTTCAGTTTGAAAGGTCTTAGTCATCGTGAATCTGAGCTTCGAGTTAATCTGAAAGATGCTGAAGATAAACTAACCCTTGCCAATTCTAAGGTCTTCTCTTTAAGTGACAAGGTGTCTTCACTTGAAAAGCAGCTAAAAGAATCTGATGTTTTGTTACTGGATGCAAAGGCCGCTAGTGATGAATATCAGAAGCAGTACAATCTTGTGTGTTCTGAAGCAAGAGATATGAGGAATATCATTGTTGAGCTGAAAGAAGCTGTATTTAATGCAGAAAGTAGGGCTAATGGTGCAGAAACAAAGTATAACATACTGACAGagacaaatttaaaacttaacGAGGAGTTGGATCTTTTGAAAGGCACATCTGCGAGAGGAGATTTGCTAGAGAGGCAGTTGAAAGCGTCTACTGTACGATTGCAGAATGCGGTAGCATCTGCTAAAGCTAGTCAGGAGAAACAAAGTAAGTTGTATTCCACAATTAGAGAAAAGGAAAACGTGATAAAGGATCTTAAGTCGAAGGTTTTGAAAGCTGAGACTAGGGCTGACAGTGCAGAGGACAATTGTATCATATTGTCTGAATCCAATGCTGAGTTGAATGAGGAACTCAGCTTTTTGCGGAATAGATTGGAAAGCGTGGAGGAATCCCTTCACCGGGAggaagaaatgaaaatggaaacTGCAAAGGGCATTGGAAAGCAGGCCAAAGTATTCAAAAAATTGATTACACAACTGGCTGTTGAGAGAGAGCGTCTTAAGCAGCAG ATATCATCCCTAGCAAGTGAGAACAAAATTTTGGTAGTGAAGTTAAAGCAGAAAAGTTGA